A region of Lathamus discolor isolate bLatDis1 chromosome 18, bLatDis1.hap1, whole genome shotgun sequence DNA encodes the following proteins:
- the LOC136023461 gene encoding interferon alpha-inducible protein 27-like protein 2A isoform X1 has protein sequence MDLVGPAIGAALGIGLSVVVVPGALSALGFTAGGIAARSVAARLMSVTAIANGGRVAAWSLVAILQSLGARGLPTSVKAALSALSAVIGAIAF, from the exons ATGG ATCTTGTTGGCCCTGCCATCGGGGCGGCCCTGGGGATCG GGCTCTCCGTGGTCGTGGTGCCCGGGGCCCTGTCCGCCCTGGGCTTCACCGCGGGCGGAATCGCAGCCAGGTCTGTGGCCGCCAGGCTGATGTCTGTCACTGCCATAGCCAACGGTGGCCGTGTGGCTGCCTGGAGCCTGGTGGCCATATTGCAGTCGCTTG gGGCAAGAGGACTGCCCACGTCCGTGAAGGCTGCGCTGTCAGCGCTGTCAGCTGTCATCGGGGCTATCGCATTCTGA
- the LOC136023461 gene encoding interferon alpha-inducible protein 27-like protein 2A isoform X2 produces the protein MGLSVVVVPGALSALGFTAGGIAARSVAARLMSVTAIANGGRVAAWSLVAILQSLGARGLPTSVKAALSALSAVIGAIAF, from the exons ATGG GGCTCTCCGTGGTCGTGGTGCCCGGGGCCCTGTCCGCCCTGGGCTTCACCGCGGGCGGAATCGCAGCCAGGTCTGTGGCCGCCAGGCTGATGTCTGTCACTGCCATAGCCAACGGTGGCCGTGTGGCTGCCTGGAGCCTGGTGGCCATATTGCAGTCGCTTG gGGCAAGAGGACTGCCCACGTCCGTGAAGGCTGCGCTGTCAGCGCTGTCAGCTGTCATCGGGGCTATCGCATTCTGA